The following DNA comes from Hyphococcus flavus.
ACTTGCCAGCCTTTTTGTGTTCGCAAGCAAGGGAGACATTGTTCAGGTTGAAGCCAGCAATAATATAACCCTTGAAATAACCGGCCCTTATGCGGAAGAGCTTGCCGGCGCTCCTGTTAAAGAAAATCTTGTATGGCGAGCCGCTGAGGCGTTGCGGTCTGCAACCCAGACTAATCATGGCGCCGCCATTACATTAAATAAACAACTTCCCGTAGCGGCGGGTGTCGGCGGCGGTTCAGCTGATGCGGCTGCTGCTTTGCGTGCGCTGGGGCGGCTCTGGAAAGTGGACATATCAACCGACGCGCTGGAACGTCTTGCATTTCGGCTTGGCGCCGATGTGCCGGCTTGTTTGTATCGGTCGCCAGTCAGTGTGACAGGCGCAGGCGAACGGGTTGAAGCTGGCCCAGCGTTGCCGCCACTGTGGTGCTGTCTGGTAAATCCAGGGGTTCCCATGCCCACCGGACCAATCTTTCGCGCATTCGATACAGCCTATAAGAACCCGAAACTTCCGGAAACCGTTGTGATGGGGAGGGTCGACTACACCACGCTTAGTTTCGCGCTTCAGCAAACCAGCAATGATTTAGAACCTTTCGCATGCGAAAGAGCGCCGGTCATATTAAGCGTCTTGGAGCAAATGCGATCCGCGCCCGGCGCTATGCTGGCGCGCATGTCTGGCAGTGGCGCGACATGTTTTGGTTTATTTTCTTCCGGCGCGGCGGCTGAAAGGGCCGCACAAAAAGCGCGCGGACATGGCTGGTGGGCCTTGGCCTCGGCGCTCCATGTACGCTAAAAATCGCTATTCGCTGAAAAGCCGGACATGATGGAGACGACGCTGACCGAACCCTTTATTCTTGCAGCGGCTGTGTCTTTGACTATTGCCGTGGCGTTTTGCACGAGCTTGTTTGCCTCCCAATCGCGCCGGTTTCTCGACCAACCCAATGAAAGATCGAGTCATTCATTAGCGACGCCGCGCACAGGCGGCCTTGCAATTATTGGCGGGTGGCTGACGGGGCTGTTTATTTTAGGCGCGTTTTCATCGGATTTGGACTTCGCGCGAAAAGCAGGCTGGTTGGCCCTTTTTGCTGGCTTGGCGTTGGGGCTGGGTTTGGCGGACGACAAATTTAACCTCTCGCCTTCCTGGAAATTCGCCGGCCAGGTTCTTATCGCCGCGGGCTTCGCAGCTGTTTTTGGTCCGTTCGAATTGTTTCCTGCGCCTGTTGTCGGGGACTTACGCCTTCCTGTCTTTTGGGGCGTCATGATCACAGTGATTTGGGTCGTTGGTTTCATGAATGTTTTTAATTTCATGGATGGCGCCAACGGGCTCGCGTCTGGCGCTGCGGTCGTCGGGCTTGTATGGATCGCTGTCATTGCTGCTGGCGCAGGGGCAGGGATAATCTTTGCGCCCGCTTTTCTCCTTGCCGTAGCGGTATTGGGATTTTTGCCGCTCAATATTCGTCGCGGCAAAATATTCATGGGCGACAATGGCAGTCAGTCGGTTGGTTTTCTGATTTCAGCGATTGCTGTTGCGGGGGTGAATCTTTCGGATGGGCGCATGAGCGCCCTCATCGCGCCAGTAATTTTCATGCCGTTTATCTTTGACGTTTCCTGGACTCTAGTCTCTCGTTTTATTAGGAAACAGAACATATTCGAGGCGCACCGGGAACATCTATATCAGTTGCTGATGCGTAACGGTGCTTCTCATGTGGAGGTTGCTGTGATTTACATGACGCTAATCGGCTTGTGTGCAGCTGCAGCTCTGTTGATGCTGGCGTTGCCGTATTCATTGCAATGGTTAGTGCCTAGCGCTCTCGCAGCCAGTTTTATTCTCGGCGCCTCTGTCGTTTACAGCCGAGCCTACCGCGATGGCCTTCTCTCTACGGTGCGCGCCCAAAAACCTTTGGACGAGCCGCAAATAAAACAAAAGCCGCTACGCGCTGCTGAATGATTCAGTGATTATGATGCGCGTGCTGTAGATGTCGTAACGAGATCGCCAAGCGCTGATGAAAAGGTATTGTCAGGCAATACGGCAAGCGCTTCGAGCGCCTTGTCTGCGTATCGGCGCGCACAGAGTATCGTATCTTCAATAGCGCTATCGCGCTCCATCAAAGAGCATGCTTTTTCAAAGTCGTTTTCTTTAATGTCGCCGTTTGCAATGGCGCGACGCCAAAAAGATTTTTCATCGTCACGAGCGCGGGCTACAGCAAACACCACAGGCGCCGTCATTTTGCCTTCACGGAAGTCATCGCCAAC
Coding sequences within:
- a CDS encoding 4-(cytidine 5'-diphospho)-2-C-methyl-D-erythritol kinase → MIVETAPAKINLYLHVGPLRSDGFHELASLFVFASKGDIVQVEASNNITLEITGPYAEELAGAPVKENLVWRAAEALRSATQTNHGAAITLNKQLPVAAGVGGGSADAAAALRALGRLWKVDISTDALERLAFRLGADVPACLYRSPVSVTGAGERVEAGPALPPLWCCLVNPGVPMPTGPIFRAFDTAYKNPKLPETVVMGRVDYTTLSFALQQTSNDLEPFACERAPVILSVLEQMRSAPGAMLARMSGSGATCFGLFSSGAAAERAAQKARGHGWWALASALHVR
- a CDS encoding glycosyltransferase family 4 protein, whose translation is MMETTLTEPFILAAAVSLTIAVAFCTSLFASQSRRFLDQPNERSSHSLATPRTGGLAIIGGWLTGLFILGAFSSDLDFARKAGWLALFAGLALGLGLADDKFNLSPSWKFAGQVLIAAGFAAVFGPFELFPAPVVGDLRLPVFWGVMITVIWVVGFMNVFNFMDGANGLASGAAVVGLVWIAVIAAGAGAGIIFAPAFLLAVAVLGFLPLNIRRGKIFMGDNGSQSVGFLISAIAVAGVNLSDGRMSALIAPVIFMPFIFDVSWTLVSRFIRKQNIFEAHREHLYQLLMRNGASHVEVAVIYMTLIGLCAAAALLMLALPYSLQWLVPSALAASFILGASVVYSRAYRDGLLSTVRAQKPLDEPQIKQKPLRAAE